A genomic stretch from Fodinibius salinus includes:
- a CDS encoding efflux RND transporter permease subunit, whose amino-acid sequence MSFKEFKISSLSIDNRTTVYLMTVLITLMGVFSYLTLPKEQFPEVQIPTFNIVTIYAGASPADVENLITRPIEQELKGIDAVDEISSVSKQATSVITIEFETSKDKLVAQQEVNDAVDKARTELPQQLTQEPSVDDINPSDQPILNVNLSGNFDIVDLKQYAKDIQDKVESLPGINEAQIVGGLEREIQINTDMAKMQATGITFPQIRQAVAQKNVTISGGGLDLGRMEHAVRVDGKVDSAKHLKNLILKNARGSDVYLKDIAEIKGGFADRESYARLGGKPVITVNVKKQGGANLIEATDRTRAAIQDMQQTTLPEGLDITYTGDRSDDTRQSVSNLFNTVIMGFLFVVVVLMFIMGVENAIYVGLAIPFSSLIAFAVMPSLGFSINIVVLFALILGLGIVVDNAIVIVENIYRYINERDYSKIEAAKRAAGEIALPVITGTITTIAPFVPLLFWGGIIGKFMVYLPITMILTLIASLVVALVINPVFAASFMEKEDGNGGKDEHNGDNKGLWISGGIFAALAGIFYLFGNWFVGNLLLFLYGLYLVERFVLKPLIAKFNESVLPRIQENYKAAISWILEGNRPWYTLGGAIAGLVMSVVLLGIVSPKVVFFSESQPNFVYIYNQMPVGTDLETTNEVTKEIEDRVYEVIGRDNPIVKSVISNVAVGAASRSDMDKTQSANKSKVSISFVDYQYRQGVSTQKILNDIRKNLRGIPSAEIVVEQEQSGPPTGKPVNIEIAGEDFDRLVSLSNKLQQYITSQNIAGIEELKSDLQVNNPEILVNIDEVKANSYNINNAQLGSQIRTALLGIPVSTFREGEDEYDITLRAQKEDRSNITRLMSMQVPTAGGMIPISAVADAKYTKSYGSINRIDLQRVVTLSSNVLEGYNANEINTQIRTALQDFEVPEGYSVALTGQQEDQAETMNFLSVALVAAVLLIFLTLVAQFNSIGKPVIIMSQVVFSLIGVFIGFATFGMNISVVLTGMGIIAVAGIVVKNGIILVDYTDILRNEGKDLREAVIEGGRVRLNPVILTAASTILGLFPLAIGLNIDFYGLFASLDPNIYFGGDSAAFWGALAWTIIFGLGFATLLTLFLVPSMYYIGVQTKRKFKEKFTG is encoded by the coding sequence ATGAGCTTCAAAGAATTTAAAATTTCGAGTCTTTCAATAGATAATCGGACCACCGTCTATTTGATGACGGTTCTGATTACGCTTATGGGAGTTTTTTCGTACCTGACACTGCCTAAGGAACAGTTTCCCGAAGTGCAGATCCCGACCTTTAATATTGTTACAATTTATGCCGGTGCGTCCCCAGCGGATGTTGAGAATCTTATTACGCGTCCCATTGAGCAGGAGCTGAAAGGTATTGACGCCGTTGATGAAATAAGCAGTGTCTCGAAGCAGGCCACCTCGGTCATTACTATTGAGTTCGAGACCAGTAAAGATAAGCTGGTGGCTCAGCAGGAGGTCAACGATGCGGTTGATAAGGCACGCACTGAGCTCCCGCAGCAGCTTACCCAAGAGCCGTCGGTGGATGATATCAATCCCTCCGACCAGCCAATTTTGAACGTCAACCTCTCTGGTAATTTCGATATTGTTGATCTTAAGCAGTATGCCAAAGACATCCAGGATAAGGTAGAAAGCCTCCCGGGAATCAACGAAGCGCAGATTGTTGGTGGACTCGAGCGCGAAATTCAGATCAATACCGATATGGCCAAAATGCAGGCCACGGGTATCACCTTTCCGCAAATCAGACAAGCCGTTGCGCAGAAAAACGTGACCATTTCCGGCGGTGGCCTTGATTTGGGACGCATGGAGCACGCCGTACGCGTTGATGGGAAAGTAGATAGTGCAAAGCACCTCAAGAACCTGATTTTGAAAAATGCGCGGGGCAGCGATGTGTATCTCAAGGATATTGCAGAAATCAAGGGGGGCTTTGCCGACCGGGAAAGTTATGCTCGCCTTGGTGGGAAACCGGTAATCACCGTGAACGTGAAAAAGCAGGGGGGGGCTAACCTTATTGAAGCAACCGATCGTACGCGGGCGGCCATACAGGATATGCAGCAGACCACTCTGCCCGAAGGTCTTGATATTACGTATACCGGTGACCGATCTGATGATACCCGGCAGAGTGTTTCCAACCTGTTTAACACGGTGATTATGGGGTTCCTGTTCGTTGTGGTGGTGCTCATGTTTATCATGGGCGTCGAGAATGCTATATATGTTGGTCTGGCTATTCCATTTTCCTCCCTGATTGCTTTTGCAGTGATGCCGTCTCTTGGCTTTAGTATCAATATTGTGGTACTCTTTGCCCTTATTCTGGGGCTGGGTATTGTGGTCGATAACGCTATTGTGATTGTTGAAAACATCTACAGGTATATTAATGAGAGAGACTACAGTAAAATAGAGGCGGCCAAGCGAGCGGCCGGAGAAATTGCCCTGCCGGTAATTACCGGCACGATCACGACTATTGCTCCTTTCGTACCGCTGTTATTCTGGGGTGGTATTATTGGGAAGTTCATGGTGTATCTGCCGATTACCATGATTTTAACGCTGATAGCCTCGCTGGTTGTTGCCCTTGTAATAAATCCGGTCTTTGCTGCTTCATTTATGGAAAAGGAAGATGGAAACGGCGGCAAGGACGAACACAATGGTGATAATAAAGGCCTTTGGATTAGCGGCGGCATTTTTGCTGCCCTTGCTGGTATCTTTTACCTGTTTGGGAACTGGTTTGTTGGCAATCTGTTGCTATTCCTCTATGGATTGTATTTGGTGGAGCGATTTGTGCTTAAACCGCTGATCGCTAAGTTTAATGAATCGGTACTTCCGCGTATACAAGAAAACTACAAGGCAGCAATATCTTGGATTCTGGAAGGTAATCGTCCGTGGTATACGCTGGGAGGCGCTATTGCGGGACTGGTAATGAGTGTGGTATTATTGGGTATTGTTTCGCCCAAAGTGGTATTCTTCTCCGAGAGCCAGCCCAACTTTGTGTATATCTATAACCAGATGCCAGTGGGTACCGACCTAGAAACGACCAACGAGGTAACCAAGGAGATTGAAGACCGCGTTTATGAAGTTATTGGCAGGGATAATCCCATTGTAAAGTCAGTAATTTCCAATGTGGCAGTTGGGGCTGCTTCGCGTTCTGATATGGATAAAACACAAAGTGCCAACAAGAGTAAGGTCAGCATTTCTTTTGTTGATTATCAGTATCGGCAGGGCGTTTCGACACAGAAAATATTGAATGATATCCGCAAAAATTTGCGGGGTATCCCCAGTGCCGAAATTGTAGTCGAGCAGGAACAGTCGGGTCCGCCCACCGGAAAACCGGTAAATATTGAAATTGCCGGAGAGGATTTCGATCGGCTTGTAAGCCTTTCGAACAAATTACAGCAATATATCACCTCGCAGAATATCGCGGGTATTGAAGAGCTGAAATCCGACCTTCAGGTCAATAATCCCGAGATTCTCGTGAATATTGATGAGGTGAAAGCTAACAGCTACAACATCAACAACGCACAGCTGGGTAGTCAGATACGAACGGCCCTTTTGGGCATACCGGTTTCTACATTCCGCGAAGGAGAAGATGAATACGATATTACGCTTCGAGCACAGAAGGAAGATCGTTCCAATATTACTAGGCTAATGAGTATGCAGGTGCCTACCGCCGGTGGCATGATTCCGATCTCGGCGGTTGCAGATGCAAAGTACACCAAAAGCTATGGATCGATTAATCGTATTGACCTGCAGCGGGTAGTCACGCTTTCATCTAACGTGTTGGAAGGGTATAACGCCAATGAAATTAATACTCAAATCCGTACGGCCCTGCAAGACTTTGAAGTTCCCGAAGGTTATTCGGTGGCTCTTACCGGTCAGCAGGAGGATCAGGCGGAAACCATGAACTTCCTGAGTGTAGCGCTGGTGGCTGCGGTATTACTCATTTTCTTAACGCTTGTTGCCCAGTTTAACTCCATCGGCAAGCCCGTAATCATCATGTCGCAGGTTGTCTTCAGTCTGATTGGCGTTTTTATCGGCTTTGCAACCTTTGGGATGAATATTTCCGTGGTGCTAACGGGAATGGGGATCATTGCCGTGGCCGGAATTGTGGTCAAGAACGGAATTATTCTGGTCGATTATACCGATATCTTACGCAATGAGGGCAAAGATCTGCGGGAGGCTGTCATCGAAGGTGGCAGGGTCCGATTGAATCCAGTAATCCTGACAGCTGCGTCCACGATACTTGGGCTATTTCCGTTGGCAATAGGATTAAACATCGATTTTTACGGGCTGTTTGCCAGTTTGGATCCCAATATATATTTCGGTGGCGATAGTGCAGCTTTCTGGGGTGCCTTGGCTTGGACCATCATCTTTGGTCTTGGCTTTGCCACTCTGCTCACGCTATTCTTGGTACCGTCGATGTACTACATTGGCGTGCAGACCAAGCGTAAGTTTAAAGAGAAATTCACGGGATAA
- a CDS encoding efflux RND transporter periplasmic adaptor subunit, translating into MKKILVIALSTLMFASACSNGPATENKENGDLVAVNVEEVTPSTFNHYLNIQGTVESDKTISITPKAAATVEEINVQAGDVVRKGAVLAKLDGEVTRTQIAEVESQLKLAKTRYERQKNLREDDIGSEIQLLEAETQVRSLENKLATLQEQYDNYTITATIGGTVNRVYIKEGVNIGPAEPAFQIANSEALKVTAEISEAYITRVDRTDSVRVQLPSLDRQLTKTIDVVSQVIDPSNRMFTIEVYIPNIDGMVRPNMLAKLRVNDVTRSNEVTIPLNAIQQPEGNAFVYVAKQDNPNWVASKQPIKLGLTYNDQALIEKGLRPGDRLITVGYNALSDQTPITIQEN; encoded by the coding sequence ATGAAAAAAATTTTAGTAATTGCATTAAGTACACTGATGTTTGCGTCGGCCTGCAGTAACGGACCGGCAACAGAAAATAAGGAAAATGGTGATTTGGTAGCAGTCAATGTAGAAGAGGTGACGCCCTCTACATTTAATCATTATTTGAATATTCAGGGAACTGTTGAATCTGACAAGACGATTTCGATAACCCCAAAGGCTGCAGCAACGGTTGAGGAAATTAATGTTCAGGCTGGAGATGTGGTTAGAAAAGGTGCAGTATTGGCCAAGCTTGATGGGGAGGTTACCCGAACACAGATCGCAGAAGTAGAGTCACAGCTTAAGCTGGCTAAAACGCGATATGAACGGCAGAAAAATCTCCGCGAAGACGACATTGGGTCTGAAATCCAGCTTTTGGAAGCGGAGACACAAGTACGGTCGCTTGAAAATAAGTTGGCTACATTGCAGGAGCAATATGATAATTATACCATTACGGCCACAATTGGCGGCACGGTAAACCGGGTGTATATCAAAGAAGGCGTTAATATTGGACCAGCTGAACCGGCGTTTCAAATTGCTAATTCTGAAGCCTTGAAGGTGACGGCCGAAATTTCAGAAGCTTACATTACGCGTGTTGACCGTACCGACAGCGTAAGAGTGCAACTGCCCAGTCTGGATCGTCAGCTTACTAAGACCATTGATGTAGTGAGCCAGGTGATTGATCCGTCGAATCGCATGTTTACCATTGAAGTTTACATTCCCAATATAGATGGAATGGTACGCCCCAATATGCTGGCGAAGCTTCGGGTGAATGACGTTACGCGCTCCAATGAAGTAACCATACCGCTTAATGCTATTCAACAACCTGAAGGTAACGCTTTTGTGTATGTAGCAAAGCAGGACAATCCCAACTGGGTAGCCAGCAAGCAGCCAATTAAGTTGGGGCTGACCTATAACGATCAGGCGCTCATTGAAAAGGGGTTACGCCCGGGAGATCGGCTGATAACGGTGGGGTACAATGCCCTGAGCGATCAAACACCCATTACCATCCAAGAAAATTAA
- a CDS encoding TolC family protein, with the protein MYPANILKIGLTFVLLLSLSTTVMAQQDVSQSGIQKIEEAPGAISIDQAIQIALANNTEVKRSLLSVRDADQQVRTAWSNVLPEVTSSANYTRNLEIPVNFIPEVVFNPNGDPDKLVPVAFGTDNNWQGGFTISQTIFNGQAFVGISTSSLYKAAQSEGLRATAQGIVTQTRMAYYQVLIANEQVRLQQSRLDRVRKNIKDTRKSFEQGLVDEYAVMQLEVQLENIKPQLTSAKFSKKEAVRNLLDTMGLPVNLSLEVKGDLNSFNIQAPDASEEENKALKKVDQATPLSLESDSTMLQRAFEMRGDLRVLDIRQQLQQKRIKAEKSKYLPSIVANYNLQWSASQAGTPVFFGTDQQRARSQTFMVGVQLPIFQGFRRNAAIQQAQIQKKDLQLQEYQSQRNAESEITSAEESIKEAFQVESARKRALDLAQEGYDRALKRYQAGLGSQQEVKDAELQLREAEVGYAQMVFNYLAAKAQYDQAVGQVPFVEEDIESIKNKIELE; encoded by the coding sequence ATGTATCCAGCGAATATTCTAAAAATTGGATTAACATTCGTCCTGTTATTGTCGCTTTCCACAACGGTTATGGCGCAACAGGATGTATCTCAATCGGGTATTCAAAAAATTGAGGAAGCACCGGGAGCAATTTCGATTGATCAGGCTATACAAATTGCTTTGGCCAATAATACTGAGGTAAAACGATCACTCCTTTCGGTGCGTGATGCAGACCAGCAGGTACGAACAGCCTGGAGTAATGTCTTGCCTGAGGTTACCTCTTCCGCTAATTATACTCGTAATCTGGAAATACCGGTGAATTTTATTCCCGAAGTTGTTTTTAATCCCAATGGTGATCCGGATAAGCTAGTGCCTGTGGCCTTTGGTACTGATAATAATTGGCAGGGTGGATTTACCATCTCTCAAACTATTTTTAATGGGCAGGCTTTTGTAGGGATAAGCACTTCCAGCTTATATAAGGCAGCACAATCCGAAGGCTTGCGAGCTACCGCACAGGGTATTGTTACCCAAACGCGGATGGCTTATTACCAGGTGCTTATTGCGAATGAGCAGGTGCGTTTGCAGCAAAGTCGATTAGATCGAGTACGCAAAAATATTAAAGATACCCGCAAGAGTTTTGAGCAGGGATTGGTTGATGAATATGCAGTAATGCAGCTCGAAGTTCAGCTTGAAAATATTAAGCCCCAACTAACCAGTGCTAAATTTTCTAAAAAAGAAGCCGTACGGAATTTATTAGATACTATGGGCTTGCCTGTTAACCTGAGTTTAGAAGTGAAGGGGGACCTTAACAGTTTTAATATTCAGGCTCCAGATGCATCCGAAGAAGAAAACAAAGCACTTAAAAAAGTAGATCAGGCAACGCCGCTTTCCCTGGAATCTGATTCTACAATGTTGCAAAGAGCGTTTGAGATGCGCGGAGATTTGCGGGTGCTTGATATTCGACAGCAACTTCAGCAGAAACGAATAAAAGCCGAAAAAAGTAAATATCTACCCAGTATTGTTGCGAACTATAATTTACAGTGGTCGGCCTCTCAGGCTGGTACCCCAGTATTCTTTGGTACTGACCAACAGCGAGCTCGGTCACAGACATTTATGGTGGGAGTACAACTGCCAATTTTCCAGGGATTTCGCAGGAATGCTGCTATCCAGCAGGCTCAAATCCAAAAGAAAGATTTACAGCTGCAAGAGTATCAATCTCAGCGAAATGCTGAAAGTGAGATCACTTCAGCTGAAGAGAGTATTAAGGAAGCCTTCCAAGTAGAGTCGGCGCGTAAGCGGGCTTTAGATTTGGCACAAGAAGGATATGATCGGGCTTTAAAACGTTACCAGGCCGGGTTGGGTTCGCAACAGGAAGTTAAGGATGCAGAGCTTCAACTGCGTGAGGCAGAAGTTGGTTATGCGCAGATGGTATTTAATTATCTGGCTGCAAAAGCCCAATACGATCAGGCAGTTGGCCAAGTCCCTTTTGTTGAAGAAGATATTGAATCTATTAAAAATAAGATTGAACTCGAATAA
- a CDS encoding TetR/AcrR family transcriptional regulator encodes MGKEERKKREKKRRCNQIIDAAEQVIFSKGLEKATMDEIAEEAELSKGTLYLYFENKTELYIAITQRGSDMLNSRFTKIFSEAHDQKGLELIREMGETYLDFVREYPNYFTAFMYYESLSDLDALEDSTYAKQCNQNKREDLNFMVRALQIGMQDGSVDDSYEPKELATIIFASTRGLTAMAHASGRGLHAELLEEIEVGMSTIFENFLNLLVKGMASEKELHNSKDG; translated from the coding sequence ATGGGTAAAGAAGAGCGAAAAAAACGAGAAAAGAAGCGTCGGTGTAATCAGATTATTGATGCTGCCGAACAGGTTATTTTTTCGAAAGGTCTCGAGAAGGCTACAATGGATGAGATTGCTGAAGAGGCCGAGCTCAGTAAGGGTACATTATACCTTTATTTCGAAAATAAGACCGAACTATACATTGCTATTACCCAGCGCGGGTCAGATATGTTGAATAGTAGGTTTACTAAGATTTTTTCGGAGGCTCATGATCAGAAAGGGCTGGAACTTATCCGCGAAATGGGAGAGACTTATTTGGATTTTGTACGGGAGTATCCTAACTATTTTACGGCTTTTATGTATTACGAGTCGTTAAGTGATCTTGATGCCCTAGAAGACAGTACTTATGCAAAGCAGTGTAATCAAAACAAGCGCGAAGATTTGAACTTTATGGTTCGAGCTCTGCAGATTGGCATGCAAGACGGATCGGTAGATGACAGCTATGAGCCCAAGGAATTGGCAACTATTATTTTTGCCAGCACAAGAGGATTAACTGCAATGGCACATGCCAGCGGAAGAGGGCTTCATGCTGAGCTTTTAGAGGAAATTGAGGTGGGGATGAGTACTATATTTGAGAACTTTCTTAACTTATTAGTAAAGGGGATGGCTTCTGAAAAGGAATTACATAACTCAAAAGATGGTTAA
- a CDS encoding YaiO family outer membrane beta-barrel protein, with the protein MKRVLTILGAFLLITHATSVAQKQLSVDQLYEKARIAAFDEGDYKKARGYAYSALDRSPNYHGIRIFVGRLFSWEGKYQKAREELTYVLENDPDNREALLAIIDVENWSGNQRKAMQIVNRAINYYPEDNELLLQKASIFYKLEKYEESEEVYKKILRSSSANREAREGLQEVQLKQMKYKVNVSYRYDYFTDIFDPWKFSEFGLTRQTPYGSIIGRIQYAQRFGSDGTQFNLDAYPSITEGLYAYISGGYSKSSIYPEYRFGISLYKSLPSSFELEIGMRYLDFNTSQTDIYTASLTKYSGSYLFTLRTYLVPSQARSSKSLSLIVRRYFGSANSYLSLNGGFGSASTTTDIQFPQDIQTLDSWSLGIDGQYPLSERLFIGGNAGYDSSEYPNFTRKRFSFKAFVAYRF; encoded by the coding sequence ATGAAACGAGTTCTTACAATTTTGGGAGCTTTTTTACTCATTACCCATGCCACATCGGTTGCACAAAAGCAATTATCAGTAGATCAACTTTATGAAAAGGCTCGTATAGCAGCTTTTGATGAGGGGGATTATAAAAAGGCCCGTGGATATGCTTATAGTGCATTAGACCGAAGTCCAAACTATCATGGTATACGAATTTTTGTTGGTCGCCTGTTTAGCTGGGAAGGAAAGTATCAAAAGGCAAGAGAAGAATTGACATATGTGTTAGAGAATGATCCCGATAACCGAGAGGCGTTACTAGCGATAATAGATGTCGAAAACTGGTCTGGTAATCAGCGAAAGGCAATGCAAATTGTGAATCGCGCGATCAACTACTATCCCGAAGATAACGAACTTCTGCTTCAGAAAGCTTCTATATTTTACAAATTGGAAAAATATGAGGAGTCCGAAGAGGTATATAAAAAGATTTTACGATCCTCTTCTGCTAATAGAGAAGCACGTGAGGGATTGCAAGAGGTGCAGCTAAAACAGATGAAATACAAAGTTAATGTATCATACCGGTATGACTATTTCACCGATATTTTTGATCCTTGGAAATTTTCGGAGTTTGGGTTAACTCGTCAGACACCGTATGGCTCCATTATTGGGCGCATTCAGTATGCTCAGCGATTTGGTTCTGATGGTACGCAATTTAATCTGGATGCTTATCCTTCGATTACAGAAGGATTATATGCTTATATAAGCGGGGGATATTCAAAATCCTCAATTTATCCTGAATATCGATTTGGGATCTCTTTATATAAATCTCTGCCGTCGTCATTCGAGCTGGAGATCGGGATGCGTTATCTCGATTTCAACACTTCACAAACAGATATCTATACTGCTTCGCTAACTAAATATTCGGGAAGCTATTTATTTACATTGCGCACTTATTTGGTACCATCACAAGCCAGAAGTTCAAAATCATTGAGTTTGATTGTTCGCAGATACTTTGGATCGGCTAATAGTTATTTAAGTCTCAATGGTGGGTTTGGATCTGCCTCTACCACTACTGACATTCAGTTTCCCCAAGATATACAAACGCTGGATTCTTGGTCGCTTGGCATAGACGGGCAGTACCCTTTGTCTGAAAGGTTGTTTATAGGAGGCAATGCGGGCTATGATTCTTCTGAATATCCAAATTTTACCAGAAAACGCTTTAGTTTCAAAGCATTTGTAGCCTATCGATTTTAA
- a CDS encoding sulfatase-like hydrolase/transferase, whose amino-acid sequence MDTKLVPKKKFYLAQFSMFFIAFLFARCYEWVGMSVYHGFNTIGLDYVLMALVHDLQICVVLTVLFLLLAIPLQLIYRQEAVQNITAHLTVIVTMIYIFLISYFTITLRPLGADFWGYSITEIFNTVLATNYITVWSVLFLVMSYLMLYWLVRTIQSLEVFAKVKAKGVGAGVVAILVIYIVSVAFEADRDVNVIQKEKQENKLSYFATRSFSAIGLFGDKVTAFEKNEYPLLREAEQKDVLGPFFNKFNTPPNIVFLFVESMGGEFMGPNGQWAGFTPYLDSLSKESLYWENGLSLSGRTFGLVPSVLGSLPFGKHGFMELGPSYPNHQSLISLLDQRGYYTAFYSGYDTYFDKLDFFLDYQGIDYVLNKQKLEKLFPESTKSSNYWGVDDKTMFSLSSTLLDTAKAFPRLEIYHTLQSHSPFTVPNAGKYEAQFRDRLNKLDVSKERKKGYRQYRAELTTLLFADQSIKQFMESYRQRDQFENTIFIITGDHWLVPIPQPSVISRYHVPIMIYSPKLKRTGHFKSVNTHAEIVPTFTALLRSQTKLEMPQSVHWIGGIMDTSRKFRSRQSVPLMRNKNRISDYLDGEYYLYDDQLYKLGEGLTLTHKENKKVKARLEEKLSRFKSINQFVIESNRLYPGDSKAVGPEYTFLEEYDTLFAQLDKQGLSIDQQYQEARQMAFTGNYGKARAIAKRILMNHPGYHDVRILIGRTHAWEENYSEARKHFKEVLKSDSTYYDTYSAYFDNEYWAGNYEDALEVVNQGLKYHPQRKQFLKRKIKVLAGLKRYSEAKEVYNRFKKQISPADSSLKEFENIGLYK is encoded by the coding sequence ATGGATACCAAGCTCGTCCCCAAAAAAAAGTTTTACCTAGCGCAATTTAGTATGTTTTTCATAGCTTTCCTTTTTGCCAGGTGCTATGAGTGGGTTGGTATGTCTGTCTATCATGGTTTTAATACGATAGGACTAGATTATGTGCTTATGGCACTCGTCCATGATTTACAGATCTGTGTTGTGTTAACGGTCTTGTTTTTATTGTTGGCAATACCTTTGCAATTAATCTACCGGCAAGAGGCTGTTCAAAATATTACGGCTCATCTGACAGTGATTGTGACAATGATTTATATTTTTTTGATATCATATTTTACGATCACCTTAAGGCCATTGGGGGCTGACTTTTGGGGTTATTCAATTACTGAGATCTTCAATACTGTACTGGCTACAAACTATATTACAGTTTGGAGTGTGTTATTTCTTGTAATGAGTTATTTAATGCTTTATTGGCTTGTGCGCACGATCCAATCTTTAGAGGTTTTTGCAAAAGTTAAGGCCAAAGGTGTTGGGGCTGGAGTTGTTGCTATATTAGTGATCTATATAGTTAGTGTGGCTTTTGAAGCAGATAGGGATGTAAATGTCATTCAAAAAGAAAAACAGGAGAACAAACTTTCTTACTTTGCAACACGTAGCTTTTCAGCGATAGGGCTGTTTGGAGATAAAGTAACTGCTTTTGAAAAGAATGAATATCCTTTGTTGCGAGAAGCTGAGCAAAAGGATGTACTGGGCCCTTTTTTCAACAAGTTTAATACGCCCCCTAACATAGTTTTTTTATTTGTCGAGAGTATGGGTGGAGAATTTATGGGTCCTAATGGCCAATGGGCCGGTTTTACTCCTTACTTGGATTCGCTTTCCAAAGAGAGTTTATATTGGGAAAATGGCCTTAGCCTGTCTGGCCGCACCTTTGGACTGGTACCTTCAGTGTTGGGCTCACTGCCTTTCGGCAAACATGGATTCATGGAATTAGGACCCAGTTATCCAAATCATCAATCACTCATTAGTTTACTCGACCAGCGCGGTTATTATACGGCATTCTACAGTGGTTATGATACTTATTTCGATAAACTTGATTTCTTTTTGGATTATCAGGGAATAGATTATGTGCTTAATAAGCAGAAATTGGAGAAATTATTCCCTGAATCAACTAAAAGTTCCAATTACTGGGGCGTAGATGACAAAACAATGTTTAGTTTATCTTCTACGCTTTTGGATACTGCCAAAGCTTTTCCGCGCCTTGAAATATACCATACGTTACAAAGTCACTCTCCATTTACAGTGCCGAATGCTGGTAAATATGAAGCGCAATTTAGAGACAGGCTTAATAAGCTGGACGTTTCTAAAGAAAGAAAAAAGGGCTATAGGCAATATCGTGCTGAACTTACGACACTTCTATTTGCTGATCAGTCGATTAAACAATTTATGGAGTCATATCGTCAGCGAGATCAGTTTGAGAATACAATATTTATAATCACAGGTGATCACTGGCTTGTTCCAATACCACAACCATCAGTTATTTCGAGATATCATGTACCCATTATGATTTATTCGCCTAAGCTGAAAAGAACAGGCCATTTTAAATCTGTAAATACCCATGCAGAAATAGTACCAACCTTTACAGCATTGTTAAGAAGTCAAACCAAGTTGGAGATGCCGCAATCAGTGCATTGGATAGGTGGTATAATGGATACTAGCAGAAAATTTAGAAGCCGACAGTCGGTACCGTTGATGAGGAATAAGAACCGTATTTCTGATTACCTTGACGGGGAATACTATTTATATGACGACCAATTATACAAATTGGGCGAAGGTCTAACATTAACTCACAAGGAGAATAAAAAGGTGAAAGCAAGGTTAGAGGAAAAGTTAAGCCGTTTTAAATCCATCAATCAATTTGTTATAGAGAGTAATAGGTTGTACCCGGGTGACTCTAAAGCTGTTGGTCCCGAATATACTTTTTTAGAAGAGTACGATACCCTATTTGCACAGTTAGATAAACAAGGACTGTCAATAGATCAGCAGTATCAGGAGGCACGTCAAATGGCATTTACTGGTAATTATGGGAAGGCTCGTGCAATTGCAAAGCGTATATTAATGAACCATCCAGGATATCACGACGTGCGCATTCTTATTGGCCGAACGCATGCGTGGGAAGAAAACTATAGCGAAGCTCGTAAGCACTTTAAGGAGGTTCTGAAATCAGACTCAACTTATTATGATACTTACAGTGCATATTTTGATAATGAATATTGGGCAGGTAACTATGAGGATGCTTTAGAAGTAGTAAACCAAGGACTTAAATATCATCCCCAGCGTAAACAATTTCTGAAACGTAAAATTAAGGTTTTAGCAGGATTGAAAAGGTATTCCGAAGCGAAAGAGGTATATAATCGTTTTAAAAAACAGATTTCTCCCGCCGATAGCAGCCTAAAAGAATTCGAAAATATCGGTCTCTATAAATAA
- a CDS encoding response regulator transcription factor, translating into MNTLDPLYPSIGIYYSPENSSGASANSPSPSNEILIVDDDELTRQLFNRLLDREFDKKIVLFSNGLKALEYAKENIPCLMILDLMLPGMSGYEVLQNVRKNAIFQNTKVVLVSAKSRSEDIKRGFDLSADEYITKPLQPKEFIARIRKLITKAA; encoded by the coding sequence ATGAATACACTGGACCCTCTTTATCCTTCTATTGGAATCTACTATAGTCCCGAAAATAGTTCCGGTGCTTCTGCAAACTCACCATCCCCCTCTAACGAAATTTTGATCGTTGATGATGACGAGTTGACCAGACAGTTATTTAACAGGCTTTTAGATCGAGAATTTGATAAAAAAATAGTACTCTTTAGTAATGGTCTTAAAGCATTAGAGTATGCGAAAGAAAATATACCTTGCTTGATGATTCTGGATTTAATGCTCCCCGGGATGAGTGGCTATGAAGTGCTCCAAAACGTCCGGAAAAACGCTATCTTTCAAAATACAAAGGTCGTACTGGTATCTGCCAAATCAAGATCTGAGGATATTAAGCGTGGTTTTGATCTTTCGGCAGATGAATATATTACCAAACCCTTGCAACCGAAAGAATTCATAGCCCGCATCCGAAAGCTGATAACAAAAGCGGCCTAG